The following are from one region of the Silene latifolia isolate original U9 population chromosome 9, ASM4854445v1, whole genome shotgun sequence genome:
- the LOC141601667 gene encoding uncharacterized protein LOC141601667, with product MVEQVHVIRQKMRAAQDRQNSYADLRRSDIEFAVGNKVFLKVSPMKGVMHFSKRGKLSQKYIGPYDILDRVGEVAYRLALPPFLARAHNVFHVSQLRKYVSNPTHVLAAEIVEMDENLSYVEVVKEILDRKVRKTRNGETALVKVLWSNHNVEEATWEAEAEIKEKYPHLFVSGMLVTRT from the coding sequence ATGGTTGAGCAGGTACATGTGATCAGACAAAAGATGAGAGCTGCACAGGATCGACAGAACAGTTATGCTGATTTGAGGAGAAGTGATATTGAGTTTGCTGTAGGGAACAAAGtatttttgaaagtgtctccaatGAAAGGAGTGATGCATTTTAGCAAGAGAGGAAAGCTGAGCCAGAAATACATTGGGCCTTATGATATTTTAGACAGAGTTGGTGAAGTGGCATATCGTCTTGCACTACCACCATTCTTGGCAAGAGCTCATAATGTTTTTCATGTCTCACAATTGAGGAAATATGTGAGTAATCCTACTCATGTGTTAGCAGCTGAGATAGTTGAGATGGATGAGAATTTATCTTATGTGGAGGTGGTTAAGGAGATATTAgacaggaaagtgaggaagactaGAAATGGCGAGACTGCGTTGGTAAaagttctttggtctaatcataatgtagaAGAGGCTACTTGGGAAGCTGAAGCTGAGATAAAAGAGAAGTATCCCCATTTGTTTGTTTCAGGTATGTTGGTTACGAGGACATAA